The following coding sequences are from one Streptomyces sp. NBC_01485 window:
- the dcm gene encoding DNA cytosine methyltransferase — protein sequence MKKGWYGVPLERSDYLKLDPDENSCDPEGFPEWLEGFGKGKRLAVDLFSGAGGLSSGVQQAGWTIAAAVDFDDPALDTHRANFSGLSLKMDLGDPAERDRLEEILKPAKIDLVAGGPPCQPFSRAGRNKIRDLVKNHGRDPEDRRKELWSAYLDMVKRIRPRTVLMENVPDMGLHDDFFVIRTIEDELEDLGYATQVRLVDAWNYGVPQHRKRLILLARNDVDQFAWQKPDLQRTTLRDAIGDLPELEVVPTERVGQRVLTYRKPRNLSDFATRMREDAPRGVIWDHMTRRVRKDDHRIFEVMESDTKYSDLHKKLTKQEMEYQRYSATNYTDKYKKLAWDELSRTITAHIAKDGYWYIHPEQLRTLTVREAARVQTFPDRFRFAGTRSDAFRQIGNAVPPLLGAAAASVLKPVGDEAPETVGLRPHWREVRSALTVWAEQRRDSRDWYQLPSEDPVSLHAAIVAILSGAKAKPAVMADMMALVRKSKRLTATLFKKLVDAAPTAPVRARVDRLAPLVDKPYDWQWNKRFDVPAKLAMKPAEASLYRLLIGEDLMLVAQGTLRVAARINDVDTDHPNRLSEGRVNLVKLVGAGEEAPLRMGAIRLIGLDHCREEQPMCSGCPLAAYCPRREADDLLTLAAVTEA from the coding sequence GTGAAGAAGGGATGGTACGGCGTACCCCTTGAACGCAGCGACTACCTCAAGCTCGATCCAGACGAGAACAGCTGCGATCCCGAGGGCTTCCCGGAGTGGCTTGAAGGCTTCGGTAAGGGCAAGAGGCTGGCTGTCGACCTCTTCTCGGGTGCCGGCGGCCTCAGTTCCGGCGTCCAGCAGGCAGGTTGGACCATCGCGGCCGCCGTGGACTTCGACGACCCGGCGCTGGACACCCACAGGGCGAACTTCTCGGGCCTCAGCCTGAAGATGGACCTCGGTGACCCTGCTGAGCGCGACAGGCTCGAGGAGATCCTCAAGCCTGCCAAGATCGACCTTGTGGCGGGAGGGCCTCCCTGCCAGCCCTTCAGTCGGGCCGGGCGTAACAAGATTCGCGACCTCGTCAAGAACCACGGCCGTGACCCGGAGGACCGCCGGAAGGAGCTCTGGAGCGCCTACCTGGACATGGTCAAGCGGATCCGCCCGCGGACGGTCCTCATGGAGAACGTCCCCGACATGGGACTGCACGACGACTTCTTCGTCATCCGGACGATCGAGGATGAACTGGAGGACCTGGGCTACGCGACACAGGTGCGACTTGTCGACGCGTGGAACTACGGAGTCCCCCAGCATCGGAAGCGTCTCATTCTCCTGGCCCGGAACGACGTCGACCAGTTCGCCTGGCAGAAGCCCGACCTGCAGCGCACCACCCTTCGCGACGCCATCGGGGACCTGCCCGAGCTGGAGGTCGTCCCCACCGAGCGAGTTGGACAGCGGGTCCTGACGTACCGAAAGCCGCGCAATCTGTCCGATTTCGCCACGAGGATGCGGGAAGACGCGCCTCGTGGAGTGATCTGGGACCACATGACCCGGAGAGTCCGTAAAGACGACCATCGGATCTTCGAGGTCATGGAGTCCGACACCAAGTACTCGGATCTCCACAAGAAGCTGACCAAGCAGGAGATGGAGTACCAGCGGTACAGCGCAACAAACTATACGGACAAGTACAAGAAGCTGGCCTGGGACGAACTCAGCCGTACGATCACCGCGCACATCGCCAAGGACGGCTACTGGTACATCCACCCGGAGCAGCTGCGGACCCTCACCGTGCGCGAGGCGGCACGCGTTCAGACGTTCCCGGACCGGTTCCGTTTCGCCGGTACCCGGAGTGACGCCTTCCGGCAGATCGGGAACGCCGTACCTCCCTTGCTGGGGGCAGCTGCCGCGTCGGTACTGAAGCCCGTTGGTGACGAGGCTCCGGAGACCGTCGGGCTCCGGCCACACTGGCGGGAGGTCCGGAGCGCCCTCACCGTGTGGGCGGAACAGCGGCGCGACAGCAGGGACTGGTATCAGCTCCCCAGCGAGGACCCTGTGTCGCTTCATGCCGCCATCGTGGCCATACTCTCCGGAGCGAAGGCCAAGCCGGCCGTGATGGCCGACATGATGGCCTTGGTCAGAAAGTCGAAGCGGCTCACCGCGACTCTTTTCAAGAAGCTGGTCGACGCAGCGCCAACGGCACCTGTCCGAGCCCGAGTCGACCGCTTGGCGCCGCTGGTGGACAAGCCCTACGACTGGCAGTGGAACAAGCGGTTCGACGTACCTGCCAAGCTGGCCATGAAGCCAGCCGAGGCATCCCTCTACCGACTGCTGATCGGAGAGGATCTCATGCTGGTCGCGCAAGGGACGCTGCGGGTCGCTGCGCGGATAAACGACGTGGACACGGATCACCCGAACCGGCTCAGTGAGGGCCGCGTCAACCTGGTGAAGCTCGTGGGGGCGGGCGAGGAAGCACCGCTCCGCATGGGGGCGATCCGCCTTATCGGTTTGGACCATTGTCGGGAAGAGCAACCCATGTGCTCGGGATGTCCGCTCGCCGCGTACTGTCCCCGGCGGGAAGCAGACGATCTGCTGACACTGGCAGCCGTCACCGAGGCGTAA
- a CDS encoding methyltransferase domain-containing protein gives MSSAPTTTFYEAYPLDRLRPADYNPRRLSEEAFVRLQASLRRHGVVKPVILNADGTLVAGHQRTKGLHAIGLTHTPAVMLGTKVRLQDEIQFNLLHNRVETEASIVYAEPGVIGAWSWIPWQSIRVAERKNLSFVNAIGHMTAGHGPWGSVVIDDQGRIVLNAEYAVVASINRFDLLAWTVTSADAAQLHADLTGEYGVYDWTAIESKAPVWNQHIVQPKRLRKFSSKAKAGKLAYGSETWDQLVTPWLKPTHRVVDFGAGYGDYAKHLRAKGFNIHDYEPYRCRDGSYAVDIRAVVGMIRDIDKDIQANGLYDVVVLDSVINATTSLDYQHWVMTTVNALCSTDGVVCLGTRNLARELRDEQAKRVTSQTATTKMSFLDEDNVEMNFVKGKWQKLRFHTPETLEPLLRRYFEDVQVTDLSGSNIKATCRRPIALPKEEYEKAFEEEFNMPYPNGFRHDRHLELVENLIKLVVGRNESLAN, from the coding sequence ATGAGCAGCGCCCCCACCACGACGTTCTACGAGGCGTACCCGCTCGACCGACTTCGCCCCGCCGACTACAACCCGCGCCGCCTCAGCGAGGAGGCGTTCGTCCGGCTTCAGGCGTCGCTGCGTCGCCACGGCGTTGTGAAGCCCGTCATCCTCAACGCAGACGGCACGCTGGTCGCAGGCCACCAGAGAACCAAGGGCCTCCATGCCATCGGCCTGACGCACACGCCCGCGGTCATGCTCGGCACGAAGGTCAGGTTGCAGGACGAGATCCAGTTCAACCTGCTGCACAACCGGGTCGAGACCGAGGCCAGCATCGTCTACGCCGAGCCCGGCGTCATCGGCGCCTGGTCGTGGATTCCATGGCAGTCCATCCGGGTCGCGGAACGGAAGAACCTCTCCTTCGTCAACGCCATCGGGCACATGACCGCCGGCCACGGCCCCTGGGGGAGCGTGGTCATCGACGACCAGGGCCGGATCGTCCTCAACGCCGAATACGCCGTCGTTGCCTCCATCAACCGCTTCGACCTCCTCGCCTGGACCGTCACGTCGGCCGACGCCGCCCAGCTCCACGCCGACCTCACGGGCGAGTACGGCGTCTACGACTGGACGGCCATCGAGAGCAAGGCCCCGGTGTGGAACCAGCACATCGTGCAGCCCAAGAGGCTCCGCAAGTTCTCCTCCAAGGCCAAGGCCGGAAAGCTCGCCTACGGCTCCGAGACCTGGGACCAGCTGGTCACGCCCTGGCTCAAGCCCACCCATCGCGTCGTGGACTTCGGCGCCGGGTACGGCGACTACGCCAAGCACCTGCGCGCCAAGGGCTTCAATATCCACGACTACGAGCCCTACCGCTGCCGGGACGGCTCGTACGCCGTCGACATCCGGGCCGTCGTCGGCATGATTCGCGACATCGACAAGGACATCCAGGCCAACGGCCTGTACGACGTGGTGGTCCTCGACTCCGTCATCAACGCCACCACCTCCCTCGACTACCAGCACTGGGTGATGACCACCGTCAACGCCCTCTGCTCGACGGACGGGGTCGTGTGCCTCGGCACCCGCAACCTCGCCCGCGAACTCCGGGACGAGCAGGCCAAGCGGGTCACCTCCCAGACAGCCACCACGAAGATGAGCTTCCTCGACGAGGACAACGTCGAGATGAACTTCGTCAAGGGGAAGTGGCAGAAGCTGCGTTTCCACACCCCCGAGACCCTGGAGCCGCTGCTCCGCCGCTACTTCGAGGACGTGCAGGTTACCGACCTCAGCGGTTCCAACATCAAGGCCACCTGCCGCCGCCCCATCGCGCTCCCCAAGGAGGAATACGAGAAGGCATTTGAAGAGGAATTCAACATGCCTTACCCGAATGGCTTCCGGCATGACAGGCATCTGGAATTGGTGGAAAATTTGATAAAATTGGTAGTAGGGAGAAATGAATCTCTCGCCAATTAA
- a CDS encoding ParB/RepB/Spo0J family partition protein, which produces MTPTPANIPELLLPLAVPTADLTPYYRNPRNGDLPSIAESLTVNGQYRAIVVNKGTHTGRHNEILAGNHTYAAAQQLGWDQIAVTWVNVDDDAAARIVIVDNRTNDLAGYDSVLLAEILSEIPDLAGTGYDRESVDRLLDDTSLPETLELTSDGAGTGAAATVDYLQWGYLQWESKRVRITSEEVEALNAIYTKFVDDTNSDLGFGWHVLQQAHEEGDAA; this is translated from the coding sequence GTGACCCCGACGCCCGCCAACATCCCCGAACTGCTCCTGCCGCTCGCAGTCCCCACCGCGGACCTCACTCCGTACTACCGGAACCCCCGCAACGGTGACCTCCCCTCGATCGCCGAATCGCTGACCGTCAACGGCCAGTACCGCGCGATCGTCGTCAACAAGGGCACGCACACAGGCCGCCACAACGAGATCCTGGCGGGCAACCACACCTACGCGGCGGCGCAGCAGCTCGGCTGGGACCAGATCGCCGTCACCTGGGTCAACGTCGATGACGACGCGGCGGCTCGCATCGTCATCGTAGACAACCGGACCAACGACCTCGCTGGATACGACAGCGTGCTCTTGGCCGAGATCCTCTCGGAGATCCCGGACCTGGCCGGTACCGGCTACGACCGCGAGAGCGTGGACCGGCTTCTCGACGACACCTCCCTTCCCGAGACGCTGGAACTCACCTCCGACGGCGCGGGCACCGGTGCCGCAGCCACCGTCGACTACCTCCAGTGGGGCTACCTCCAGTGGGAGTCCAAGCGGGTCCGGATCACCTCCGAAGAGGTCGAAGCCCTCAACGCCATCTACACGAAGTTCGTGGACGACACCAACAGCGACCTCGGCTTCGGCTGGCACGTCTTGCAGCAGGCCCATGAGGAGGGTGACGCGGCATGA
- a CDS encoding class I SAM-dependent methyltransferase has protein sequence MKIDTDVLKVIRSATVDGLTLRLNGKLDRTLYDRVNLALQAVGGTWNRYQRAHIFPFAAADAIAGLLATGEVITDVDRGYFPTPKPLVEQLLDLAELEAGCEVLEPSAGRGAIAEAAAARGAVVDCIELDTARAEHIRAGGYAREITAADFFNVKVRRRYQRVIMNPPFADRQDIRHVQRALRFVQPGGLVVAVMYGSLPYRSDRKAKDFRARVREARGTITELPDDAFPIGVSTVVAVIPVREPAPPSRFNPQAPRPEDFTAKPAAAQQGLFFTDEPTAHGTAPLDGFEYGAAPWPKIDPNTGA, from the coding sequence GTGAAGATAGATACCGACGTTCTCAAGGTCATCCGCTCCGCCACGGTTGACGGTCTGACGCTCCGTCTCAACGGCAAGCTCGACCGCACACTGTACGACCGGGTCAACCTGGCCCTTCAGGCGGTCGGCGGCACCTGGAACCGCTACCAACGCGCCCACATCTTCCCCTTCGCCGCTGCCGACGCCATCGCGGGACTGCTTGCCACGGGCGAGGTGATCACCGATGTCGACCGCGGGTACTTCCCCACGCCGAAGCCCCTTGTCGAACAGCTCCTAGACCTGGCGGAACTCGAAGCCGGTTGTGAGGTGTTGGAGCCGTCGGCCGGACGCGGCGCCATCGCTGAGGCCGCAGCTGCCCGCGGTGCCGTAGTCGACTGCATCGAACTCGACACCGCTCGCGCCGAGCACATCCGCGCCGGCGGCTACGCCCGCGAGATCACGGCCGCCGACTTCTTCAACGTGAAGGTGCGGCGCCGCTACCAGCGGGTCATCATGAACCCGCCGTTCGCTGACCGGCAGGACATCCGGCACGTCCAGCGGGCGCTGCGCTTCGTCCAGCCGGGCGGCCTGGTCGTGGCCGTCATGTACGGCAGCCTCCCCTACCGGAGCGACCGTAAGGCCAAGGACTTCCGGGCACGGGTTCGGGAGGCGCGAGGGACTATCACGGAACTGCCCGACGACGCATTCCCGATCGGCGTGTCCACGGTGGTCGCTGTCATCCCGGTCCGTGAGCCCGCGCCGCCCTCTCGGTTCAACCCCCAGGCACCCAGGCCCGAGGACTTCACTGCAAAGCCCGCGGCGGCCCAGCAGGGGCTGTTCTTCACGGACGAGCCGACAGCCCACGGCACAGCGCCCCTCGACGGGTTCGAGTACGGGGCTGCACCATGGCCAAAGATAGATCCCAACACTGGTGCGTGA